Proteins found in one Nitratiruptor sp. SB155-2 genomic segment:
- a CDS encoding type II toxin-antitoxin system VapC family toxin, with product MQNQKFSNTVYFDTNIVMDILDNKRTGHKEVFKLLELLFSKNIKILISEDMLSTIYYLVKDKEKVLKFFEVILNDWIVVPFEKEIIKKAIKISLEKSVDFEDVLQCLCAKKYNCIALITCDKKFIDCGVRIADYDEAIHLLTKY from the coding sequence ATGCAAAATCAAAAGTTTAGCAATACCGTATATTTTGATACAAATATTGTAATGGATATTCTTGATAATAAAAGAACAGGACACAAAGAGGTATTTAAACTGTTGGAACTGTTGTTCTCAAAAAATATCAAAATTTTAATAAGTGAAGATATGTTAAGCACTATTTACTATTTGGTTAAAGATAAAGAAAAAGTTTTAAAATTTTTTGAAGTTATTTTAAATGATTGGATAGTCGTCCCTTTTGAAAAAGAGATTATAAAAAAAGCTATAAAAATTTCGTTGGAAAAAAGCGTTGATTTTGAAGATGTTTTACAATGTCTATGTGCAAAAAAATATAACTGCATTGCATTAATCACCTGCGATAAAAAGTTTATTGACTGTGGAGTAAGAATAGCCGATTATGACGAAGCAATACATCTTTTGACAAAATATTGA
- a CDS encoding VWA domain-containing protein: MLTKEDIAKLYLGLFQRAPEGKGLDEWYTQAQQNGWDYATVAEKMLDAAQNIINANPQYSSKYPHYIDVDANDFLSTKSVITEVYKSLFNKDYIDDPNGIDSWANYAVQNGLGNTIANITQVATQIANGAIPASAQTVAHAKAFLNKVQVALEAAQKIPEADINGDGLFDFDDFKALIDGIDDRPESIDQAKQKILEKEDLYNQSHNQGGTKKIVQAPADGGDVSATDLDEIIYGSDNNDIIRPGKGQDEVYAGKGDDDIVLLGDLTGLSAKDRPEDAQLIGKPLKDILGRDFAEDANGAEIIDGGEGSDTLHVYGNADLSDYDIKNIENIDFLGDLTLPADLINKLQKINGNGMGSFHLADNGNKIPVDLSATDIEGINQLHLDNGVEAQISSLDDLGDAHILTGDGKVVGKPGTNFSLDDTYTVEPTLQVLKDGGIQDAKGDAVTMDNVVADQAGMIVGTDGDDYLIGSDGDDTLYSKAGDDILVGKNGSDTYVIDGVGKKVIIDGSQNDSGVGDTLDLSMAPTSSGADIDLASGGNVGQDIQVQLGANDTKGALIVPQFNIMLILDVSGSMGWDSGDGTTRLSKEVEAAQKLLQEYSKLGDVAVKLVLFSSDVSNQAQYIPQNWMSVDKAIGMLDNLYADGTTDYVNAIDGAMQLFDQKDGTFFDNGANRVYFMSDGEPSYGGEIDGTLQHQWENFLIQHDIIANAIGFGDIQELYNLEPIAFDGTRLDDINADHNIGQIAPALQPDINKLEQSLLNQAKIDFIENVIGTPNDDILHGNTLDNTINGNDGDDILYGGYGKDILIGGNGVDTVMISPEQTLNVDQFMDPQKGEKIKWKVANGTEQFVSTPVQWQGSLEATMNVAAQGNGSQNSIVSWFTDGKSAFVVVDNSPASSFDPLSDEVVQLVGITDLSTAQLDEQNDLLVI, encoded by the coding sequence ATGCTGACAAAAGAGGATATAGCAAAACTGTATCTAGGTCTGTTTCAAAGAGCGCCTGAGGGGAAAGGGTTGGATGAATGGTATACACAAGCCCAGCAAAATGGATGGGATTATGCGACGGTAGCAGAGAAGATGTTGGATGCAGCACAAAATATCATCAATGCAAACCCACAGTATTCGTCCAAATACCCTCACTATATAGATGTGGATGCAAATGATTTCTTATCTACGAAATCTGTCATAACTGAAGTTTACAAGTCACTTTTTAACAAAGATTATATAGATGATCCAAATGGTATAGACAGTTGGGCAAACTATGCTGTGCAAAACGGATTGGGAAATACCATAGCAAATATTACACAAGTGGCTACGCAGATTGCAAATGGTGCCATTCCCGCATCGGCACAAACGGTTGCTCATGCGAAAGCCTTTCTCAACAAAGTGCAAGTGGCACTTGAGGCTGCCCAAAAAATTCCGGAAGCTGATATCAATGGCGACGGTCTTTTTGATTTTGATGATTTCAAAGCATTGATAGATGGGATCGATGACAGACCGGAGAGTATTGATCAGGCAAAGCAAAAGATTCTTGAAAAAGAGGATCTGTATAATCAAAGTCACAATCAAGGAGGAACGAAAAAGATAGTTCAGGCTCCTGCAGATGGAGGCGATGTGAGTGCAACTGATCTTGATGAGATCATTTATGGCAGTGATAACAATGACATCATCCGCCCCGGAAAGGGTCAAGATGAGGTATATGCGGGAAAAGGTGATGATGATATAGTATTGTTGGGTGATTTAACTGGACTTTCTGCAAAAGATAGACCTGAAGATGCACAGTTGATAGGCAAGCCGTTAAAGGATATCTTGGGACGAGACTTTGCAGAAGATGCCAATGGGGCGGAGATCATAGATGGAGGAGAGGGTAGTGATACGCTCCATGTGTACGGAAATGCCGACTTGAGTGATTATGATATAAAGAATATTGAAAATATCGATTTTCTTGGTGACTTGACATTACCGGCAGATTTGATCAACAAGCTTCAAAAAATCAATGGAAACGGCATGGGCAGTTTCCATCTTGCCGATAACGGCAACAAAATTCCTGTTGATCTATCAGCTACGGATATCGAGGGAATCAATCAATTACATCTCGATAATGGTGTCGAAGCCCAAATCTCTTCTCTTGACGATCTTGGTGACGCCCATATTTTAACAGGAGATGGGAAAGTTGTCGGAAAACCGGGAACCAATTTTTCGCTCGATGACACCTATACGGTTGAACCAACTCTGCAGGTTTTGAAGGATGGTGGAATCCAAGATGCCAAGGGTGATGCTGTTACGATGGATAATGTCGTTGCAGATCAGGCTGGTATGATCGTTGGTACTGATGGTGATGATTATCTTATCGGAAGCGATGGTGACGATACGTTGTATTCCAAAGCCGGGGACGACATCTTGGTGGGTAAGAACGGAAGTGACACATATGTGATCGACGGAGTCGGAAAGAAAGTGATCATCGATGGTTCACAAAATGATAGCGGAGTGGGTGATACGCTGGATCTCTCCATGGCTCCAACAAGTAGCGGTGCCGATATCGATCTTGCTTCGGGTGGAAATGTGGGTCAGGATATTCAAGTCCAGCTTGGTGCAAACGATACAAAAGGAGCTTTGATCGTACCACAATTTAACATCATGCTGATCCTGGATGTATCTGGAAGTATGGGATGGGACAGTGGTGATGGTACGACAAGGCTCTCTAAAGAGGTGGAGGCTGCGCAAAAACTGCTTCAAGAATATAGTAAACTAGGAGACGTGGCTGTCAAACTGGTACTTTTTAGTAGCGATGTAAGTAATCAAGCACAATATATCCCTCAAAACTGGATGAGTGTCGATAAGGCTATCGGTATGCTCGATAATCTTTATGCTGATGGTACGACAGATTATGTTAACGCGATAGATGGTGCCATGCAGCTTTTTGATCAAAAAGATGGGACTTTTTTTGATAATGGGGCAAATCGTGTCTATTTTATGTCTGACGGAGAGCCGAGTTATGGCGGAGAAATTGATGGAACACTTCAGCATCAGTGGGAAAATTTTCTGATACAACACGATATCATTGCCAATGCAATTGGCTTTGGGGATATACAAGAACTTTACAATCTTGAACCGATAGCATTTGATGGTACAAGATTGGACGATATCAATGCCGATCATAATATCGGGCAGATAGCTCCTGCTTTGCAACCTGATATAAATAAGCTGGAACAATCCTTACTTAATCAAGCAAAAATCGACTTTATCGAAAATGTCATCGGAACGCCAAACGATGATATTTTACATGGTAACACTCTAGATAATACGATCAATGGTAACGATGGGGATGATATTTTGTATGGGGGATATGGAAAAGATATTCTCATTGGAGGAAATGGAGTAGACACGGTGATGATATCTCCTGAGCAAACACTCAATGTAGATCAGTTTATGGACCCACAAAAGGGTGAAAAAATCAAATGGAAAGTTGCCAATGGCACAGAGCAGTTTGTATCGACACCTGTGCAATGGCAAGGCTCTCTTGAAGCTACTATGAATGTGGCTGCACAAGGGAATGGCTCGCAAAACAGTATCGTTTCATGGTTTACAGATGGAAAGAGTGCTTTTGTGGTTGTGGATAACTCACCGGCAAGTTCTTTTGATCCTTTGAGTGATGAGGTGGTACAACTTGTTGGCATTACCGATCTTTCGACTGCACAGCTCGATGAACAAAATGATCTTCTTGTCATTTGA
- a CDS encoding winged helix-turn-helix transcriptional regulator: protein MIKKAYENGIKQSEIANFLGLSISSISKIVKED from the coding sequence ATGATAAAAAAGGCTTATGAAAATGGTATCAAGCAGTCAGAAATTGCTAATTTTTTGGGTCTTTCGATATCAAGTATCAGTAAAATTGTAAAAGAGGATTAA
- a CDS encoding beta strand repeat-containing protein, whose protein sequence is MALTKKQVAQLYVALFDRAPTKSELDGWYNDATTNNKDMNTLAGDMLYAALQVVDSDSDAAANYPQYVNLDPSDRTQVKTVIENVYKLLLGKDYTQDPQGIDGWVDNVINNGGTFKALGDTLAGIVYVAEQYATGAIQTNDPDTLKAAKAFENKSDVALYVAENVPNPDPDGDGKINFDTFKNIVASVTDDPATKTAAEQQADDYVPVSVELTTGKDTIVGSEAADTFTADILTLNDGDSIDGKGGIDTLNATINTDISNAVAVKNVEKVNVTSYGAHSIDMKYFSGVDTLASIESTGQITLTNVASSSMGLKLKGVNQSINATYSDLSGTSDILKVTLEDTQNAAVTVNAGFESAEITANGASNEVDTFNAAGVNTLTIKGDSSVTFDRTQDPIQSIQNIIIKDAKAINLANLSDVKTLTASDNTDGISTGIDTGTDGFVDSDKITANSNGATVTLGSGDDNIVFNDSANSGKTNTLILGAGNDKLTFEKGSGNNTILAKEGDDQILISDTNTAISNSADYFDMGDGDDTIIVNNNESNNFVLKDVENLTLKNSATGTNTISSANKALKVTAEVGNGTTATGPVDVQGLTAGSTVTINNAKDATGGVNDIKVGFASTEAATTIDVNAKVTSAGTGITVSKVTDLTLDFADAVDLTNATDDLTIDDTKKLTINASKALDLGTGISNVTAGDKLEEIKVTGSDAVDMGKILNSDKLKTVNITATKDLTIDDFKDVRALTDLTLEGKSVTVGTTSTQAAIGTNTAADALNSVSITATNGDVKLQSSTNNDKLINAKELGTVTISADKGSIYGNDQTVSSTDGAYLVYAQDENGITVNLSAKSNIKAFDGTNSGALVVENTKGNVTATLSGDAAANIVYNTGTATGATGAVSLNASNLKGGLTAVVSNTDSDSITTSSSISLGAKDANTQNTVTVAGTVDTLTVNGSGGKDTITLGTSSTTDKFQTATISLGAGADTLDVSNLDPYATDSDSDDGVAANFGSSSHTFTETDSANNTSVAANTVVQYDHDAAKKVVADGFKITTSGVDKFVGTDNNDYIIANSTGMTIDGGAGNDIIEGGAGNDVIRGGAGIDNISAGNGDDIIVVVGSGGSYTSDPAAGTGAAKLGLTQSDLNSGNDDGSGETYDGGAGSNDILEIWGNVDTTNDSLSNIEHIYTNSTLTINATQLNTLATQAGGTVNVDLLDNNSTIILADIDQLSNTQITNLLNVLNQTDFDFNGTTAVIRTDQMNFDVNLDSNVDADDYFSMTSGELGTTGADTIDASSATVGKLIWGGGNDDILTGGTVSDLIVGGSGNDTIKGGIGNDIIMGNTGSDTIKYDSASELGDILLDFTAGSLANGGDILSFASAMAKVGDFNTIEEIAGAAALGAGAGNDGDVIVVTGGDTNSINTSGGALVAINSTFAAGGNEIATNAEMLLIFNDDTDGDGTADQVSIYYATSNGDADNDFESAALVGTVAATTSGPLAATADLQGVFVDDNFAIH, encoded by the coding sequence ATGGCATTGACAAAGAAGCAGGTGGCGCAGTTATACGTTGCGTTGTTTGACAGAGCACCTACAAAGAGCGAGTTGGACGGGTGGTACAACGATGCTACCACGAACAATAAAGATATGAACACATTGGCTGGAGATATGCTGTATGCTGCGCTTCAAGTAGTAGACAGTGATTCGGATGCTGCGGCAAACTATCCACAGTACGTAAATCTTGATCCATCAGATAGAACTCAAGTAAAAACTGTAATCGAAAACGTTTACAAGCTTTTACTTGGAAAAGACTACACCCAGGATCCTCAGGGAATCGATGGATGGGTAGATAACGTTATCAATAACGGGGGAACATTCAAAGCCCTTGGAGACACACTTGCAGGTATCGTATACGTTGCTGAGCAATATGCGACCGGAGCGATCCAAACAAACGATCCAGATACTTTGAAAGCTGCAAAAGCGTTCGAGAACAAATCTGACGTAGCACTCTACGTAGCGGAAAACGTTCCAAATCCAGATCCGGATGGCGACGGAAAGATCAACTTCGACACTTTCAAAAACATCGTTGCGAGCGTTACAGACGATCCAGCGACAAAAACTGCTGCAGAGCAACAGGCAGATGATTATGTTCCAGTAAGCGTTGAACTCACAACAGGAAAAGACACAATCGTTGGAAGCGAAGCGGCTGACACATTCACTGCAGACATTCTTACTCTCAATGACGGCGACAGTATCGATGGCAAAGGCGGTATCGATACACTTAACGCTACAATCAATACTGACATTTCAAATGCTGTTGCTGTAAAAAACGTTGAAAAAGTAAATGTGACTTCTTACGGTGCACACAGTATTGATATGAAATACTTTAGTGGGGTAGACACTCTTGCTTCTATTGAGTCTACAGGACAAATCACGTTGACCAATGTGGCTTCTTCATCTATGGGATTGAAGCTCAAAGGTGTCAATCAAAGCATTAACGCGACATATTCTGATCTAAGCGGAACAAGTGATATATTGAAAGTGACTCTTGAAGATACTCAAAATGCAGCAGTTACAGTAAATGCTGGATTTGAGAGTGCAGAAATCACTGCAAATGGTGCAAGCAATGAAGTGGATACATTTAATGCTGCAGGTGTAAATACACTCACAATTAAAGGGGACAGTTCAGTTACTTTTGATAGAACACAGGATCCTATCCAATCTATTCAAAATATTATTATTAAAGATGCGAAAGCAATAAATCTTGCCAATTTAAGTGATGTGAAAACATTAACGGCATCAGACAATACTGATGGAATTTCTACTGGTATTGATACTGGCACAGATGGATTTGTAGATAGCGATAAAATTACAGCTAACAGTAATGGTGCTACTGTTACACTTGGAAGCGGTGATGATAACATTGTATTTAATGACAGTGCAAATAGTGGAAAAACCAATACACTTATACTTGGCGCAGGTAATGACAAGCTTACATTTGAAAAAGGAAGCGGTAATAACACTATCCTTGCGAAAGAGGGTGACGATCAAATCCTTATTAGCGACACAAATACCGCTATAAGCAATTCGGCAGATTATTTTGATATGGGTGATGGGGATGACACTATCATTGTAAATAATAATGAAAGTAACAACTTTGTATTAAAAGATGTAGAGAATTTAACACTTAAAAACAGTGCGACTGGGACAAATACAATTTCTTCTGCGAATAAAGCGCTTAAAGTGACGGCAGAAGTAGGTAATGGTACTACAGCTACAGGACCGGTTGATGTGCAGGGGTTGACAGCCGGCTCGACAGTTACTATTAACAATGCAAAAGATGCAACTGGCGGTGTAAATGATATCAAGGTAGGATTTGCTAGTACTGAAGCGGCGACTACTATAGATGTAAATGCGAAAGTAACTTCAGCTGGAACTGGAATTACTGTATCCAAAGTAACAGATTTGACTCTTGATTTTGCAGATGCTGTTGACCTAACAAATGCGACAGATGATCTCACAATCGATGATACTAAAAAGCTTACAATCAATGCATCAAAAGCTTTGGATTTAGGAACTGGTATATCAAATGTGACTGCTGGTGACAAACTAGAGGAGATCAAAGTAACAGGTTCTGATGCAGTGGATATGGGAAAAATTCTAAACAGTGACAAACTAAAAACTGTTAATATTACTGCAACAAAAGATTTGACAATTGATGATTTTAAAGATGTTCGAGCATTAACTGATTTGACATTAGAAGGTAAATCGGTAACTGTCGGTACTACTAGTACACAAGCAGCAATTGGTACAAATACAGCAGCAGATGCATTAAACAGTGTATCAATAACTGCTACAAATGGAGATGTTAAACTGCAATCATCTACTAATAATGACAAACTTATCAATGCTAAAGAGCTTGGAACTGTTACAATCAGTGCGGACAAGGGAAGTATTTACGGTAATGACCAAACTGTCAGTAGCACTGATGGAGCATACTTGGTATATGCTCAAGATGAAAACGGAATCACAGTTAACTTAAGTGCGAAAAGCAATATCAAAGCATTTGATGGAACAAACTCAGGGGCACTTGTAGTTGAAAACACAAAAGGAAATGTAACAGCTACACTTTCCGGAGATGCTGCAGCTAATATAGTTTACAATACAGGAACAGCTACTGGTGCAACAGGAGCTGTTAGTCTTAACGCTTCCAATCTAAAAGGTGGATTGACTGCTGTTGTGAGCAATACTGATTCCGATTCAATTACAACGTCATCAAGTATTTCTCTTGGTGCAAAAGATGCCAATACGCAAAATACAGTTACAGTTGCTGGAACAGTAGATACATTGACAGTGAATGGAAGTGGTGGTAAAGATACGATTACGCTTGGAACCAGTTCAACTACAGATAAATTCCAAACTGCTACAATTTCACTAGGTGCGGGTGCAGATACGCTTGATGTAAGCAATTTGGATCCATATGCTACAGATTCTGACAGTGATGATGGTGTAGCTGCAAACTTTGGAAGCTCAAGCCACACATTTACAGAGACAGATTCTGCAAACAATACATCTGTAGCGGCAAATACAGTTGTGCAGTATGATCACGATGCAGCTAAAAAAGTTGTAGCAGATGGTTTCAAAATCACTACATCTGGTGTCGATAAATTTGTAGGAACTGACAACAACGACTATATCATCGCTAACTCTACCGGTATGACTATTGATGGTGGTGCTGGTAATGATATAATTGAAGGTGGCGCTGGTAATGATGTGATTCGTGGAGGCGCTGGTATTGACAACATAAGTGCTGGTAATGGAGATGATATTATTGTAGTAGTAGGAAGCGGTGGAAGTTACACTTCAGATCCTGCTGCTGGGACAGGTGCTGCGAAACTTGGATTGACTCAGTCTGATTTGAACAGTGGCAATGATGATGGAAGTGGTGAAACATATGATGGAGGAGCTGGAAGTAACGATATACTAGAAATTTGGGGAAATGTTGATACTACAAATGATTCATTGAGTAATATCGAACATATTTATACCAATTCAACTCTAACAATCAATGCTACTCAATTAAATACCCTCGCAACACAAGCAGGAGGTACTGTAAATGTTGATTTATTAGATAATAACTCCACCATAATTTTGGCAGATATCGATCAGTTGTCAAATACACAAATTACAAATTTGTTAAATGTTCTGAATCAAACAGATTTTGATTTTAACGGAACAACAGCTGTTATAAGAACTGATCAAATGAATTTTGATGTTAATCTTGATAGTAATGTTGACGCAGATGACTATTTTTCAATGACTTCAGGAGAGCTTGGAACTACTGGTGCTGATACGATTGATGCATCTAGTGCGACTGTAGGAAAATTAATCTGGGGTGGTGGCAATGATGATATCCTGACAGGTGGTACAGTATCTGATTTAATAGTAGGCGGAAGTGGTAATGATACAATAAAAGGTGGAATCGGTAATGACATCATTATGGGCAATACTGGAAGTGATACAATCAAATATGATTCAGCTTCTGAATTAGGCGATATATTGTTAGATTTTACAGCAGGTTCATTAGCAAATGGTGGTGATATACTTTCGTTTGCTTCTGCTATGGCAAAAGTAGGGGACTTTAACACTATTGAAGAAATAGCGGGGGCAGCTGCTTTGGGAGCTGGTGCCGGCAATGATGGTGATGTCATTGTGGTAACAGGAGGGGATACAAATAGTATTAATACATCAGGAGGTGCATTAGTAGCAATAAATAGTACTTTTGCTGCAGGTGGCAATGAAATAGCTACAAACGCTGAAATGCTGCTCATTTTTAATGATGACACAGATGGTGATGGTACTGCTGATCAAGTATCCATTTATTATGCAACATCCAATGGAGATGCTGATAATGATTTTGAATCAGCAGCACTGGTTGGAACAGTAGCTGCAACAACATCTGGACCATTAGCAGCTACTGCAGATCTTCAAGGTGTATTCGTGGATGACAACTTTGCTATTCATTAG